From a region of the Alnus glutinosa chromosome 1, dhAlnGlut1.1, whole genome shotgun sequence genome:
- the LOC133877081 gene encoding endoglucanase 8-like → MAVNHWHKVWNPMTLFYYKYPDGFLLSLLQQQEMARNALSFPGRGSVPTLGVLTLLLLLLPLRSLAARHDYYNALRKSILFFEGQRSGRLPPDQRVRWRKDSALHDGATAGVDLTGGYYDAGDNVKFGFPMAFTMTMLSWSVIDFGRNMGPELRNAVRAVKWGSDYLLKVTAVPDVVYVQVGDAYSDHNCWERPEDMDTLRTAYKVDRAHPGSDVAGETAAALAAASIVFRSRDPAYSSLLLSRAIRVFEFADKYRGAYSSSLHSAVCPFYCDVNGYQDELLWAAAWLHKASRRREYREYIARNEVILRAGDTINEFGWDNKHAGINVLLSKEVLRGRAEFFESFLQNADGFICSLLPGISHPQVQYSPGGLIFKAGGSNMQHVTSLSFLLLAYSNYLSHANKAVPCGETSATPALLKRLAKRQVDYILGDNPLGMSYMVGYGSRYPRRIHHRGSSLPSVEAHPAHIACKAGSRYYQSPNPNPNLLVGAVVGGPNSSDAFPDSRQFFQESEPTTYINAPLVGLLAFFSAHP, encoded by the exons ATGGCCGTAAATCATTGGCACAAAGTCTGGAATCCAATGACGCTTTTCTACTATAAGTACCCTGACGgtttccttctttctttgcTCCAACAGCAAGAAATGGCGCGCAATGCTCTCTCTTTCCCGGGGAGGGGGAGTGTTCCCACACTTGGCGTCCTaaccctcctcctccttctcctcCCTCTCCGTTCACTCGCCGCCCGACACGACTACTACAATGCGCTTCGGAAAAGCATTCTCTTCTTCGAAGGCCAACGGTCAGGGAGGCTCCCACCAGATCAACGTGTTCGATGGCGGAAAGACTCAGCCTTGCACGACGGAGCCACCGCCGGA GTGGACTTAACGGGTGGGTACTACGACGCCGGAGACAACGTGAAGTTCGGGTTCCCAATGGCCTTTACGATGACGATGCTGTCGTGGAGCGTCATAGACTTCGGGAGAAACATGGGGCCGGAGCTGAGGAACGCCGTCAGGGCCGTCAAGTGGGGGTCGGATTACCTCCTGAAGGTAACGGCGGTGCCTGACGTCGTTTATGTCCAGGTGGGTGACGCGTACTCTGACCACAACTGCTGGGAGAGGCCAGAAGACATGGATACGCTTCGAACAGCGTATAAGGTCGATAGGGCCCACCCTGGATCTGACGTGGCCGGCGAAACCGCTGCTGCCTTGGCCGCTGCGTCCATTGTATTCAGATCACGTGACCCCGCTTACTCTAGTTTGCTTCTCAGTCGTGCCATCAGG GTGTTCGAGTTTGCTGACAAGTACCGGGGTGCGTACAGCTCAAGCCTGCACTCTGCGGTGTGCCCTTTTTACTGCGACGTTAACGGTTACCAG GACGAGTTGCTTTGGGCAGCGGCGTGGTTGCACAAGGCGTCAAGGAGGCGCGAGTACAGAGAGTACATAGCAAGGAACGAGGTGATATTAAGAGCTGGAGATACCATCAATGAGTTTGGTTGGGATAACAAGCATGCGGGGATTAATGTGCTACTTTCCAAG GAAGTGTTGAGGGGAAGGGCAGAATTTTTCGAGTCCTTTCTGCAAAATGCAGATGGGTTTATCTGTTCTTTATTGCCTGGAATTTCTCATCCTCAAGTCCAATATTCTCCag GTGGGCTGATCTTTAAGGCTGGAGGGAGTAACATGCAGCATGTAACGTCTCTGTCTTTCCTTCTCCTGGCTTATTCTAATTATCTAAGCCACGCCAATAAGGCTGTGCCATGTGGCGAGACATCAGCCACCCCTGCTCTCCTCAAACGACTTGCTAAACGACAG GTGGACTACATTCTTGGAGATAATCCACTGGGAATGTCGTACATGGTGGGATATGGTTCACGTTACCCACGGAGGATACATCATCGGGGCAGCTCATTGCCGTCAGTGGAGGCCCACCCGGCCCACATAGCTTGTAAAGCAGGGTCTCGGTACTACCAAAGTCCAAACCCGAACCCCAATCTGCTGGTTGGGGCCGTAGTGGGTGGGCCCAATAGCTCAGATGCCTTCCCTGACTCAAGGCAGTTCTTTCAGGAGTCGGAGCCCACAACCTACATCAATGCGCCGCTGGTGGGCCTGCTCGCGTTCTTTTCAGCCCATCCTTGA